The DNA window aatgtTAAAGGGATGgctggctcaaaagagctctgactttttgtcagcctggctacagtgctgaagagaaacctggggttgtttttattttcttcaatcagtgatgaatagtaagatgttctggctttgcggagggctttcttataaagcagcaaactatttctccaggctaaatgatgatcctctaaatttgtgacacgccatttcctctccagattatgagtcatctgctttagggtacgtgtttgagaattataccacggagtcaggtacttctgattagaaaCCCTAGTTTTcactggagctacagtatccagagtcgtacgtagtgaggaggtgaaattattaacaagataatcgacctctgtagcgttcagatagctgctctgctctgtgttggtacagggcattgaagatgataacagtgggtggattatattcttaaacttagttacagcgctttcagaaagacatctactttgataaagtctactctccaccgctgtgtaatcaattattgtaaatgtaaatgttatcaggaaatgatcagacaggagagggttttcaggaaacactgttaaatgttcagtttctatgccatatgttaaaacaagatctagagtgtgattaaagtggtgggtgggttcttttacattttgagagaaaccaattgagtctaataacagattaaatgccatgttaaggctgtcatttttagcatctacatggatgttaaaatcacccacaataattattttatctgagctcagaactaaattagatataaagtctgagaaatcagacagaaacgctgtgtaaggcccaggtggacaatagatgataacaagtaagactggtttctgagtttcacagcacgggtggacaatgttaagcatcaggctttcaaatgaattaaaagtctgtcttggtctttcattaattaataggctggtgtgaaaaattgctgccacaccgccccctcggcctgtgcttcgagatttctggtagttagaatgactcgggggtgttgattcatttaaactaacataatcatcctgctgcaacccgGTTTCTGTAAGAAAGAGTAAATAAAATTTGTATAATCAATTCAATAATCAAAAtaatcaattattaagtcatgtactaacagagacttggaggagagagacctaatatttaataatccacatttcactgttttactctttggttcagatgtggataccgtattgttctttctttgtaattgtttatgtttaagttgtttgttgctggattttagtttgtcttttgtctttttggaagctgacacagtctctatggagatgggtttttgggggggtagcaagaggagagaagctgcagacaggcgtgtaagactgcaactctgcttccttgtcccaactctggatagtcatattttggggggtttaataaatttgtccatatttgtagaaatgagagctgctccatccaaagtgggatggatgctgtctctcctaacaagaccaggtttcctccagaaggtttgccaattatctatgaagcccacatcgtttctgggacaccaatcagacagccagcaatttaaggagaacatgcagctaaacatgtcactcctgttttgattggggaggggaccagagaaaactacagagtccgacattgttttggcaaagttgcacaccgattcaatattgattttagtgacctccgattggcgtaaccgggtgtcattactgccgacgtgaattatgattttactgaatttacgtttacccttagccagcagttttaaatttccttcaatgtcgcctgctctggcccctggaagaccattgactatggttgccggtgtctctagcttcacatgtctgagaacagaatcaccaattaccagagtttgactcccggcgggtgtgtcgcagagtggggaaaaacggttagacacatgaacgggttggtggtgtacctggggcttctgtttaggactatgcttcctcctcaccgtcacccagcTGCCctttttccccagctgcttggggtctgccggggaacagctagcggggcctacgctgTCTTCGGCTGAaaaaagaatgtatttaaaagttgttaattaaattgctaagcaaataagctactcagaaacaccactgtgtttgagcaggaacaggaagtgatactctaccgcagagcgagcgaacaccaagtgacagcgccaCCAAGAGTGCAGGAAGGTCCCAGCATTGTTACTTCAAGGAAACTGAAAAACGAATTAGAAACATTTTGCCTTGAGCATCAACAACTTAGAAAGGCCTGTCCGTGCCCACCGCCCTACGCACTGCACTCTATGTCGAGGAAGGAGGATGGGAAACTAGCGTGGCTGGCAGCTTTAAGACTCAAACACCCTCCAAAGAGAATTTATGTTTGCTCCTTTCGTTTTATCGATAAAAAGCCCACAGAGCAACACCCCGACCCGGAGCTTTATCTGGGCTATGACcaccaaagaaaagaaagaaagaaaagaagaaagctattggggctcaagagttgggagttcgccttgtaatcggaaggttgccggtttgagccccggcttggacagtctcggtcgttgtgtcctatggcaagacacttcacctaccgcctactggtgttggccagaagggccgatggcacgatatggcagcctcgcttctgtcagtctgccccaggacagctgtggctacaaatgtagcttgcctccaccagtgtgtgaatgtgtgtgtgaatgggttgatgactgggtgtgtaaaggggtccctaggggggactactaaaagcgctatacaaatacaggccatttaccatttactcacTTGGACCACTTTGAGTGTGACAGCTTCCAGTAACacgaacaaaaacacagaatctgtacccggtgttgtgccaaaaagtgattgtctgccaaaaactgatttccggtatttgccaaaaagtgTTTACTCGTTTTTAAacaagtaacttgttgggctataatatgtgaaacatatgtcaaatgcatccctaaTGGATGACACAAAGTCATactgagccacaaacaacattcgtgtaacaaggtagaaggCGCAATCAGCTTTTGGCagcgacttttatataacctttatttatgcagttaaaaaaatgtcattaacattaaaaatgtcttctgtaagagtaagttggccaagaggacagcagaaatggcagcaaatattacaatagttctgAAAAAATATGTTAAGTGggataaaggaccggattggttataatgtaagtacagtAACACAGAGTTgtaaagatacttgaaaaaacagataatttttGAGTTCTATATACAACCCCTTTGTAAAtgctgttcaccgaagtctatttaccaacatatgtaaagatattacacataaaaaatacacagaaactagggctgctcgattatggcaaaaatgataatcacgattattttcactgaaattgagatctcgattatttgacgatatttatttaaccctttaagacctactatagaaccaagtccgccagagcttatattatatttttacatgctgtagtgccatttgtgggagcatttcaagttgctatacaactgttatagcccatattttaataatatgtatgcattaagtccatagtaactacattaattgcaaaaaagtgcaataaactacaaaaaaaattgaaaatcgttttttgtatattttacatatatttctacttggagaaatttaagaggcttatccctcaaagctttaaatacaaaaaagttgcaaaaaatagtttacaataACAGGAaacttattttgagtgtcttcatagttttattttggagatacaccaatttttatatactgcaggaaaaacaaaaaaacaatcctatgatgcaaatttgcaaagaaaacagcaggtgcattaaaataaactatttccagcagtgcaattcgagttctaagcatcccagaaactattcagaaaaatcaaacatgaccaatataggcttttaaggcctacaagtaaaaaactacaatttctgcgaaaatgacgtcacttccggtttcggccaggaaatggcggacatgtgatagttcgcgctgacctctgtttcactgtgggaagtgttacgaacagctgatcggatcggcaaagcgtgtttctggaatattatgtttttgttcctgcaagcgctttttatgcaatttttgcaaagctttatgtggaaggcaACCGTGACCGAGGGCAAGCTGATGGCACaacatgtaagtacaactcctccggtttcatatgcaaaacaaatttttgcgctagcttacacggttcagggttcttcagggatttaaaaaatagttacacaaaacggagcgtgctgctctgaccggctttaaagggttaacaatgactttaaaaaataatataaaatagtgtgcaacaccactgaagtttttttttacctgtcttTTCagccaacggcagtcactctcctctccaaataacttctgcttagctttccgagcttccctcgggtgctcttaatcagcggtctccaaccttttatgcgccacggaccggtttatgcccgacaatattttcacggaccggcctttaaggtgtcgcggataaatgagggaggggctaataatcggctcagtcatttttaatgatcgttgaaagcccagatcgtaatcgtgattaaaattagattaattgagcagccctaacgGAAACATTGGAAGTCAGTTTTAGGCAGGCGATCAtcttttggcacaacaccggtaaGTGAAAGTCTAAATGTGGTTTGCCACAGTTTCACATTTTAATCACACAAATTAATCACGAAAATACTTTTTCTAAATAATAGCCTATGGTGAATGGCGTTAGTATCAGCACTAGCTGGTTATTAGCAGCAAAGTctcaattttaatgaaagttTACACCCATGGTTAGTAATTAACACCAGCCACATGCTGCCAAAACTATATATGGCTTCATTTAATTGTCCCAGAGAGATTAGCCCCAAGGGCTGTAAAGGTCTTAGGTTTGTGTTTATGCAGAACATGTTAACAGAGTTATTAGAGGCAATTATTTTATCATTCATTTAAAGCGCTTGCAACTGCATGAAAACTCAGGTAAAAATTTTAAAGGCAACCTTTGCAAAAATACCAACATTTGTGACTTTTTTTAGAATGAAAAAATGGTTTATGATATTGCACTGTAAATGAAACATGCTCACTAGGTGTTCAGATCACAAGTGTGGCAGTCTTGAGCCCTGTGCAAAACATTGTAAGTTGCACTTGCATGTAATAGCCTCTGCTGCCAgttttctgcagctgcagctctccATCTACCAGTTTGATATCGCTGCATTTCTGGGTAAGCTACTCCGTGATTGAAGAATAAGTTGGCACAGGACATTTTATTTCTTGAAGCACATCTGAGTCAATGACCCCGTCAGGACTCGCAGAGAGCCATGGCTCCTGGATGCTGATAACACTACCCATGTGAAGGATGTTCATACCCTGTTCTTTCAGCTGATGACAAGCTCTTCATTTTATTTACCATAGTTTGTTTCATAATTCCCACAAAAAGAAGGATACATGTGCTCAGATAaaaatttgtcattttttgtgGTGGCACGTACTGGAACTTTTTTTAGCAGAGCTTGCTGTAAGTCTGAGTTTCCTACAGTTGTGCCACAAATCAGATGCACTTTgctcttttgtttcttcttgtaATTGTTCTGCTTGCTTTTCAGAAACTTGAATATATGCCTGGTAGAATGCCCTGCATGGAATACAGCTTAGTTTGTAAGTGCTTATGTGCTTGGTGTGGCTGAAAGAATTACTCATCAACTTAACTGTTGCGGTGAGGACCTGCAGATGGCGAGGCACTGTAACACTTTCCAATCAATGTGTTCTTGAGGAGGAAAAGTCGCTCCACTTGTGCTTTGCTAACGCTGTCAATAAAGTCTTGATGTGTAAGGTGATATGGTGGGTTAGGGAGAGTTTGTGTCACTGCAGTCCGGGAGTTCACATCGTACTGCTGCTCTGCCCTGTGATGTCTGAAGTTTATCTGGCTTAGACGtttaggttcaaggttctttgcTGTCCCTGCATTCCACCTGCGTTGCTCATCTGTACATGCAAGCCTGGCCTTTCCACTGATCACAGAATTCTGCACCTTTAACAAACATTAATAGTTAGtactactaatccaaaatactcaaagcttcataaaactgaaacaaacatttatttttagctccattctgctgctgatacatactttaggtttctgaatattaaacttgttgttgcctttcatagtgtgtaacttgaaggtaGGGCTGGGCCGTTCACAGTAATGCATTGTTAggcaacaataagaaaatgaaatatcgcgatagaatatgggtaaaacgcgcatgcacaGTGCCTTTGTGTTCATACACACATGGCCGAAAAAGCACGGCGGCAGCGTTGAATGAGAACCGGAGGAAAGtggattgttgagtgaaacggatgaatcagaattggtttgtaaaaatggtgccacTTGACTGGTTTTGTGTTTGTcagtcagatacacaacaaagcactttttttttgtagaacataCAAGCGGGCCATCGTTATTCCCGGATTTGTCCGACTAAGGTGCTCGCAAATCTGGGaataatctgggtcctaaaccatttcaggtcccaaagttaaacaaacactgcggcatcactgagagtttaaaactgtctaaattctttcatctttaataaaaagaTCAGCATTggtgctttaccaggtgtaactatgaagtttaacatccaggcattcatgaaaacagaatttattacatttaatgcGGTAAACGAGTTAGCAGGAGGTTAGCTTGCTAGTTTTGCTAGTTACccaagcatgatatagcatgttctgactgcgAGATTTCTGAATAAATTCTAACATACAGCTGTTGTGTgatttttgaaatgttttttgaaAACCTCATTACCATCCACGGGGAGCTAGGATGGTAATGAGGTGCTTGGAAATGTTGTAGTTGGCTGAGTTTATACTGCTACCAATGAGTCTGAGCGGGACTCCTTTGTGGAACTATGTAATATTGACATATATACAGGGTGTAGCATCCCCTGGCTAAAGGCGGTGACATACAGGACAGTCAGTGGCTTTTTACCTTTCAAGTTCTTGTATGCAACTGATGACTTTCTATTTGTAGTTGCTTCTGGGGTTTTACCTTGAAGCTTTATAGGTactgttgtcactgaggagtgtagtaatgtttatttgctctgcttcttttTGTCAGGGATAAAATACGTCTAAATAgtttttgtgtcccagctgagtaACAGGAGGACAAGAGTCTGGTGGTGCAGCATAGGAACAATTTCAGCcatttggactcagctcagccactacagaggaaacaatgacttCAATACAGAAGGTGAGAAAAGTATCACAGTTACACTGTTATTGAAACTGTGTGCACAGCTGGTTGGTTTTTAAAACACGTTAACAGCAGCTTTATCTTTTCCATCCTGGGCTCCTCCATATATACAGACTCTACATTCACAACCAAAAACCACTGAAgttagaagaaaatacaaagatcaTATTTTATCAGCACATATTGAAACAACAATATCATCTGTTGAACTCAAAACTTTTTATGAAGTAAAAGATTTTCTCCACTTATCAGTATTTCTTCAATAATGTCATTTTCATTACAACTCTCATTGCACATCATTGTAATGTGACACTATCACCAGAAGGTGTTGGAAATACACCAACAATGTGTTTGTTGTCACATTAAATTCCACTAATGGAGGGAGTtacagtttgttccacgactgcatttcactcactgcctctgtttgtatctctgtcactgcaggaccaacgtGAGGCGGAAAAACAgtgctctcaggaggccgacaaacctcacagaagaaagggagagaaaacatacagctgtgatgagtgtgggaaggattttacTCGGAATGACGGCCTAAAAatacaccaactcatccacagtggagttaaaccttacagctgtggtgagtgtggaaaatcttttactcaggctggaagcttaaaaaaacaccaactcatccacagtggactTAAACCTTACagttgtgacttgtgtggaaagtatTTTAACCGGGCTGGAAGCTTAAAAttacaccaactcatccacagtggagttaaaccttacagctgtgatgagtgtgggaaggattttacCTGGTCTGAAAGcctaaaaagacaccaactcatccaccgtggagttaaagcgtacagctgtgacttgtgtggaaagtctttcacCGAGGCTGGAggcttaaaaaaacaccaactcatccacagtggagttaaagcgtacagctgttacttgtgtggaaagtctttttcacGGGCTGGAGGCTTGAAGAcgcaccaactcatccacagtggagttaaaccttacagctgtgacttgtgtggaaagtcttttacccaggctggaggCTTACAAAGACACCGACTCATCCACAGTGGCGTTAAAGCATACAGCTgcgacttgtgtggaaagactTTTACCCAAGCTAAAGACTTAAAATCACATCatgtcatccacagtggagtaaAACCGTACAGCTGTAACTTGTGTGGAAATTCTTTTAGACGGGCTGGAggcttaaaaaaacaccaactcattcacagtggagttaaagagTACATCTGTGGCTTGTGTGGTAAAGCTTTTGCTCAAAATGGCCACTTGcagaagcatctagttacccactctggaattaaggcgtaCAGCTGCgacttttgtggaaaaactttcaacGACAAACACAACCGAAATAGTCACCTACGGATTCACACTGGAAATGATGTTtactgctgtgatcagtgtgggaaaCTGTTTGCAACAGACGCACAGTTAAAACAACACATGTTtatccacactgaggagagaccttataaatgtgacctgtgtgagaagacttttaaatctccacatcacctgaataaacaccaacagatccacaccagaaagtaactctacaagtgcagttactgtgagatatgtatttgattttttttatcctgTAATTCTAACCTGATTATTTGGAACAAGTCTCATCAGTAaactccacagagttcagatggaatctgtagtttttattagagatggcacgataccacttttttatgtccgataccgataccgatatcataaatttggatatctgccgataccgatttgaatccgatatagtgttttttaatcaacaaaactgttttttaaatatcttgctgcattttgtataagttcatactcaagtttaaaacaacaactatactaaagctattctgttatacctcaatgcaaaaaaaaaaatttcatagttcagcaatactgatcaatctaataaacttaaacctacaccatcctccctattctggtattttaaagagtacttagcataaatattaagcaacctaactaatagggttccaactcccagcaacaacaaaaataaataaataaaaaatagggaaccacccctcacgcgccacctcatgatgcttaatcgacgtaatcaaccttaatttgatgcagtgtgaaaaaaaatgcacagaaatcaattatttttcaagaaatattaaatagattcaacatctttcttcaacaaaattgcagactgcacagatggtaccttcccaaaggaaaaagtactatagcttatgagggtatattagacttaatagttactatatacagtaattgacttctattcattttacatcaaattaaaactttgggtgtcagataattatttattaaaagctagacattttaaatgagaataagaaagaaaaatatgtctttttgcccccttttccctgttaatgccctatcggcccccctggctaaactttgctagatccgcccctgcacagttaccagcgtcagctacgtagaaaaagatcctggtttagaaagtaatattaaataaattctaacaacagctgatcaagcttaaacgtgctgctgttgttcagccgctggtttcctcctTCTGGTGCAAAGTCGGCCAAAatcaaacaagagagacggactcgggacagaaaagccgatcagctgatcattaagcagtttcatgattgaagtagcagcaagaagaggcagtcgctccatatatcgtttgttaagcttaacgcaggaatgctttacaaacattcagagatggacttacacacttgctttacttctctcggggataactttgtcggagatgaaatgccgggttgctagcgaagctccaaatgctatccagaccactgacaggttccgcatgccacagccgctgtatcacgtgatgcatactgctccgacgtgctaacgttctgaggtgagttacggcgtgtcgcaagttttgtgaggtgctttcgtgatatttaatggatcggattacattttttatttttctccgatatccgatccagtaatttaggtcagtatcggaccgataccgatacgtaatatcggatcggtccatctctagtttttattatgaaaactgtggtggtgggaaagagtttctctgtgacctttgtggaaaaacttccAATCATCAACGGGACCTAAAAccacatcaacgtagacacactggagacaaaatgaactactgcaaagaatgtggaagAGGCTTCCACACACCAAGTACATTAAAAATACACGAACTCTTCCACATTGGGGTCAAAAAGCACACCTGTGActagtgtgggtcatccttcaccactgcacgTGAGCTTAAAGAACAATCATAAGTGAATCCACACAAGAGAGACACCAtgcaagtgcagacactgtgacaaaagcttctcacaatcaggtcatcgtaacaaacatgaacgtacacacatggaagtgaacttcagctgtgaccagtgtgacaagagcttcaggaatctcagttcatactccgaacacaaacgatcccacactgtaaataaactgtttcactgttaccaatgtgcaaaaacattcacttcattatctgctctgtgcaaacatcagcctgatcatgcaggactgaaatcactggatcacaatgactctgaagagagagaaagatcctCTTCTGGTTTCAGAGTTGgacttgagatcagg is part of the Maylandia zebra isolate NMK-2024a linkage group LG3, Mzebra_GT3a, whole genome shotgun sequence genome and encodes:
- the LOC101485358 gene encoding uncharacterized protein LOC101485358; protein product: MTSIQKDQREAEKQCSQEADKPHRRKGEKTYSCDECGKDFTRNDGLKIHQLIHSGVKPYSCGECGKSFTQAGSLKKHQLIHSGLKPYSCDLCGKYFNRAGSLKLHQLIHSGVKPYSCDECGKDFTWSESLKRHQLIHRGVKAYSCDLCGKSFTEAGGLKKHQLIHSGVKAYSCYLCGKSFSRAGGLKTHQLIHSGVKPYSCDLCGKSFTQAGGLQRHRLIHSGVKAYSCDLCGKTFTQAKDLKSHHVIHSGVKPYSCNLCGNSFRRAGGLKKHQLIHSGVKEYICGLCGKAFAQNGHLQKHLVTHSGIKAYSCDFCGKTFNDKHNRNSHLRIHTGNDVYCCDQCGKLFATDAQLKQHMFIHTEERPYKCDLCEKTFKSPHHLNKHQQIHTRK